From Columba livia isolate bColLiv1 breed racing homer chromosome 5, bColLiv1.pat.W.v2, whole genome shotgun sequence, one genomic window encodes:
- the LOC102090386 gene encoding formin-1 isoform X2, whose product MTNLASIMEGTHTILQLHKPIMELCYVSFYLPEGKVRGFTYKGCVTLDRTSKRFCSCYQVRERLEMELREQPYENFGDIIFKRTTTKDFLTDLYKLAAEKEELLSSLLRSHHTLGLNAGRQEGKQQEVSGVPKLKGDDYSSFTHQQEFFLNSTNKDNLNHKKVRKYRRKESSEELRHRKGGKKIYEQHLSLLSVPDMQLENKKMPPTRFCTRSFPSSFYTSSWRIVKGKEDLPVDNSIRPEQWIEEGYFLKNHKAVKLDADLPSSGTKDNNDMVTAELVDNGECIPEVMKVPQSITLAKSSQDGLSNKLETSSKSAAAKSLKSNKYTEPICKEKTGITVIAEVQDSEACTKKVAKPPAESLPDFHKETISPVITTVHNEFISKTDVYSVDEAAGDSKNTVLWVKEEDSSGLQYKAETMHIADESCNLVGAVNKALLKVKRSDSLDEAAEWKRLQQITRGDRNLPGSVYEKRTTVSQESSKHLFLNLPINESQDISQTSNNLKLEEKRLHSPSLAA is encoded by the exons ATGACTAATTTGGCCAGCATAATGGAAGGCACGCATACTATCCTTCAATTGCACAAACCCATTATGGAGCTTTGTTACGTCAGCTTCTATCTTCCAGAGGGAAAAGTCAGAGGATTTACTTACAAGGGCTGTGTAACTCTTGACAGAACCAGTAAACGTTTCTGTAGCTGCTATCAAGTAAGGGAGAGGTTAGAGATGGAGCTGAGAGAACAGCCATATGAGAACTTTGGAGATATTATTTTCAAACGAACTACCACAAAAGACTTTCTCACGGACCTGTACAAACTGGCTGCTGAAAAGGAAGAACTGTTATCCAGTCTTTTGAGATCACATCATACTCTGGGCCTTAACGCAGGACGTCAGGAAGGAAAGCAACAGGAGGTTTCTGGAGTCCCAAAACTTAAAGGTGATGATTACTCCAGTTTCACACATCAGCAGGAGTTCTTTCTGAATTCCACAAATAAAGACAATTTGAATCACAAAAAAGTGaggaaatatagaagaaaagaGAGCTCTGAGGAGTTGAGACACcgtaaaggaggaaaaaagatatACGAACAACATCTTTCTTTACTAAGTGTGCCAGACATGCAACTGGAAAATAAGAAGATGCCACCCACAAGATTTTGTACCAGGAGTTTTCCCAGTTCCTTTTATACCTCCAGCTGGCGAATAGTAAAAGGTAAGGAGGACTTACCAGTAGACAATAGTATACGACCAGAACAGTGGATAGAAGAGGggtattttcttaaaaaccaCAAAGCTGTGAAACTGGATGCTGACTTACCAAGTTCTGGCACAAAAGACAACAATGATATGGTCACAGCTGAACTAGTGGATAATGGAGAATGCATTCCTGAAGTTATGAAGGTACCACAGAGTATCACTTTGGCAAAGTCATCTCAGGATGGTCTGTCTAACAAACTGGAGACATCATCTAAATCTGCAGCTGCTAAAAGTCTGAAAAGTAACAAGTACACTGAGCCAATATGCAAGGAGAAAACAGGAATCACAGTTATTGCTGAAGTACAGGATTCAGAAGCTTGTACTAAAAAAGTTGCCAAACCACCTGCAGAGTCTTTACCTGATTTTCACAAAGAAACCATTTCTCCTGTTATCACAACGGTACATAATGAGTTCATATCGAAAACTGATGTATATTCTGTAGATGAAGCTGCTGGAGACTCCAAAAACACTGTGCTGTGGGTAAAGGAGGAAGACAGTTCTGGTTTGCAGTACAAAGCAGAGACAATGCACATTGCTGATGAGTCATGCAACCTTGTGGGAGCAGTCAATAAAGCTCTTCTGAAAGTTAAACGGAGCGACAGTTTAGATGAAGCTGCAGAATGGAAGAGACTGCAACAAATTACAAGAGGAGACAGAAACCTGCCAGGCTCAGTATATGAGAAAAGGACCACAGTATCCCAGGAAAGCagcaagcatttatttttgaacCTGCCTATAAATGAAAGTCAAGATATTTCTCAGACAAGTAATAATCTTAAACTTGAAGAGAAAAGGCTACATTCACCCTCATTAGCAGCA TGA
- the LOC102090386 gene encoding formin-1 isoform X1 codes for MTNLASIMEGTHTILQLHKPIMELCYVSFYLPEGKVRGFTYKGCVTLDRTSKRFCSCYQVRERLEMELREQPYENFGDIIFKRTTTKDFLTDLYKLAAEKEELLSSLLRSHHTLGLNAGRQEGKQQEVSGVPKLKGDDYSSFTHQQEFFLNSTNKDNLNHKKVRKYRRKESSEELRHRKGGKKIYEQHLSLLSVPDMQLENKKMPPTRFCTRSFPSSFYTSSWRIVKGKEDLPVDNSIRPEQWIEEGYFLKNHKAVKLDADLPSSGTKDNNDMVTAELVDNGECIPEVMKVPQSITLAKSSQDGLSNKLETSSKSAAAKSLKSNKYTEPICKEKTGITVIAEVQDSEACTKKVAKPPAESLPDFHKETISPVITTVHNEFISKTDVYSVDEAAGDSKNTVLWVKEEDSSGLQYKAETMHIADESCNLVGAVNKALLKVKRSDSLDEAAEWKRLQQITRGDRNLPGSVYEKRTTVSQESSKHLFLNLPINESQDISQTSNNLKLEEKRLHSPSLAAVSNVFSNSYPLSNTHKQMSPIPSPLSSGLPSPQLHHRILPLPTQNTEDESTFNDYGSGRHSAINFSFSDLEPQFYLKLSEPGELSFATRQPGLHQKTTAGHFEKCAVQEKLTTQTQQNFCPGAGICTSPC; via the coding sequence ATGACTAATTTGGCCAGCATAATGGAAGGCACGCATACTATCCTTCAATTGCACAAACCCATTATGGAGCTTTGTTACGTCAGCTTCTATCTTCCAGAGGGAAAAGTCAGAGGATTTACTTACAAGGGCTGTGTAACTCTTGACAGAACCAGTAAACGTTTCTGTAGCTGCTATCAAGTAAGGGAGAGGTTAGAGATGGAGCTGAGAGAACAGCCATATGAGAACTTTGGAGATATTATTTTCAAACGAACTACCACAAAAGACTTTCTCACGGACCTGTACAAACTGGCTGCTGAAAAGGAAGAACTGTTATCCAGTCTTTTGAGATCACATCATACTCTGGGCCTTAACGCAGGACGTCAGGAAGGAAAGCAACAGGAGGTTTCTGGAGTCCCAAAACTTAAAGGTGATGATTACTCCAGTTTCACACATCAGCAGGAGTTCTTTCTGAATTCCACAAATAAAGACAATTTGAATCACAAAAAAGTGaggaaatatagaagaaaagaGAGCTCTGAGGAGTTGAGACACcgtaaaggaggaaaaaagatatACGAACAACATCTTTCTTTACTAAGTGTGCCAGACATGCAACTGGAAAATAAGAAGATGCCACCCACAAGATTTTGTACCAGGAGTTTTCCCAGTTCCTTTTATACCTCCAGCTGGCGAATAGTAAAAGGTAAGGAGGACTTACCAGTAGACAATAGTATACGACCAGAACAGTGGATAGAAGAGGggtattttcttaaaaaccaCAAAGCTGTGAAACTGGATGCTGACTTACCAAGTTCTGGCACAAAAGACAACAATGATATGGTCACAGCTGAACTAGTGGATAATGGAGAATGCATTCCTGAAGTTATGAAGGTACCACAGAGTATCACTTTGGCAAAGTCATCTCAGGATGGTCTGTCTAACAAACTGGAGACATCATCTAAATCTGCAGCTGCTAAAAGTCTGAAAAGTAACAAGTACACTGAGCCAATATGCAAGGAGAAAACAGGAATCACAGTTATTGCTGAAGTACAGGATTCAGAAGCTTGTACTAAAAAAGTTGCCAAACCACCTGCAGAGTCTTTACCTGATTTTCACAAAGAAACCATTTCTCCTGTTATCACAACGGTACATAATGAGTTCATATCGAAAACTGATGTATATTCTGTAGATGAAGCTGCTGGAGACTCCAAAAACACTGTGCTGTGGGTAAAGGAGGAAGACAGTTCTGGTTTGCAGTACAAAGCAGAGACAATGCACATTGCTGATGAGTCATGCAACCTTGTGGGAGCAGTCAATAAAGCTCTTCTGAAAGTTAAACGGAGCGACAGTTTAGATGAAGCTGCAGAATGGAAGAGACTGCAACAAATTACAAGAGGAGACAGAAACCTGCCAGGCTCAGTATATGAGAAAAGGACCACAGTATCCCAGGAAAGCagcaagcatttatttttgaacCTGCCTATAAATGAAAGTCAAGATATTTCTCAGACAAGTAATAATCTTAAACTTGAAGAGAAAAGGCTACATTCACCCTCATTAGCAGCAGTGAGTAATGTTTTTAGTAATTCCTATCCTCTATCTAATACACACAAACAAATGTCACCTATTCCTTCTCCATTATCTTCGGGACTGCCAAGCCCACAGCTGCATCACCGGATTCTCCCGTTACCGACACAGAACACTGAGGACGAATCTACGTTCAATGACTATGGCAGTGGGAGACATAGTGCTATAAACTTCTCTTTCAGTGATCTGGAGCCACAGTTTTACCTGAAGCTTTCTGAACCTGGAGAACTGAGCTTTGCCACCAGACAACCAGGCCTACACCAGAAGACAACTGCAGGGCATTTTGAAAAGTGTGCTGTACAAGAAAAATTAACTACTCAGACACAGCAGAACTTCTGTCCAG